The proteins below are encoded in one region of Plasmodium relictum strain SGS1 genome assembly, chromosome: 5:
- the SRCAP gene encoding Snf2-related CBP activator, putative, with protein MNERTHENLLKTKSYNLGIDDIQNLGSIYSFQNKQKIEKYNEEIKLLKQQLDDLNEKMGKCSYIPKIIEPTKYPELTFWYFELKEMKEFQDLVIYEIKKKKRHFKILSQSCVKYLSNKEKLRLKKQEEEEKRLKLYSKNISSYMDLFWKKIEKLVWEEKKKELQKTLNKKKEMRFKKFVKGAIKKIKCARHNAHELFENKSLSVSSYNNSEQLNNSSNLDNFDKELKEEDLTDQEEEDILLDEQMESSEELEDQKKEISLLDDEANIPIEELLKNIYGFKSGEEYLNLMQKKEEDYEEENDEKDNESNTKEENEEKKDKEKNEENLKKEKYEADLKEEKCEENLKKEKYGADLKEEKCEENLKEEYEENMKKEKYKEGLKEEKYEEDLRQEKEEILKQKKDTSEICIKYQDNEEEKNKSILRKESNENKKSEKKRKIEKEEYNLRKSKILKNDSSNKKDEVLVCNMEEKHLTKIPPIIKATLRDYQHAGLHWLLYLYKNNINGILADEMGLGKTLQCISLLSYLAFYFNIWGPHLIIVPTSILINWEIELKRFCPCFKILSYYGSQNERYKKRIGWFNKDSFHICISSYSTVVKDHLIFKRKKWKYIILDEAHNIKNFNTKRWNIILSLKRENCLLITGTPLQNSLEELWSLLHFLMPNIFTSHLDFKEWFSDPLNLAIQKSKIHDSKELIDKLHTVIRPYILRRLKKNVEKEMPNKYEHIIKCKLTRRQKILYDEFINNKNVQNTLNAGNYIGLMNILIQLRKVCNHCDLFTNKYIQTPFYYNLPINFFIPRFFILFNKNYYLDFYLILFLHNEFTSIGGKCVNKEKKEKEVKKNLMYPSYFNQGCINGITNFLPNINNYHQTSFYNNVQETNVILDNSSKESHNYLSCNFQHPQNNNIFGNNSQSTKNSSNFNNFQNINNISICNNYQNAQSNNFDNFQNTPNTNNFCNFQNIPNNFCISKDMQNENYLNNNSRIKNDKTHSNLFQNINGTNFINSDISQNIIDEKNIFNDKKGYLNFQNESPIDMNIKDVNSYVYDEIYKRNIPKNLLTYSDEFVKELNNNYDILSIYIDPNEKYKSYDDYLYSMDKSMQSFGDNINKSNNKNISNEHISLKKKKFLYKYNLKIINNETQYKHFFYDETNQSYLNSIEHNLWIKREKAYEKLKEEDNKKNYTYINKYNYIKNSRIPLFGKNLLHFIKKEFKKDKNIAYNYNNNITIDYSTMKEVYIQDITEANDSYMSGETKNRKKADDSNGENLLDGEIKEKYNLSENIKRNNTNASFFLETLFPTLENFLKNYEKIIHNFTVLNNPLVICNGHKISINNNLLNNNKKLDPIIRRIKIATRVYHQAFLKQSIIFPLNKDISLGSGKLFALEKLLAKCKKEGNKCLLFTQFIKMLDILEIFLNHLNYSFIRLDGSTKVEQRQKIVTKFNNDKSIFLFISSTRSGSIGINLIAANVVIFYDTDWNPSIDKQAMDRCHRIGQTKDVHVFRFVCEYTVEENIWKKQLQKRKLDNICINMGNFNNSETNNINKDWFSNVDSIKEIFINKKNNDEDDDIYKDRLLHEYLEENEKTNFRFEKTLEHVEDKDDINALHAAKKETQHVISQDLQEFTNKNDFQEVYNLTSYCFNFLNDNLTDSLKQQIDEMKMKIEIEMMNGGDDENISDTDSSSQSDASKNV; from the exons atgaatgagAGAACAcatgaaaatttattaaagacAAAATCATACAACTTGGGTATTGATGATATTCAGAACTTGGGTTCTATATATTCCTTTCAAAACAAGCAAAAGATCGAAAAATACAATGAAGAAATcaaattattaaaacaaca GTTAGATGATTTGAACGAAAAAATGGGAAAATG taGCTACATACCTAAAATTATTGAACCAACCAAATATCCAGAACTGACATTTTGGTATTTTGAATTAAAAGAGATg AAAGAGTTTCAAGACTTAGTAATATacgaaataaaaaagaaaaagaggcattttaaaattttaagtcAAAGCTGTGTGAAATATTTAAGTAATAAAGAGAAATTGAGATTAAAAAAAcaggaagaagaagaaaagagattaaaattatattctaAAAACATATCATCATATATGGATTTGTTTTGGAAAAAGATAGAGAAATTGGTGtgggaagaaaaaaaaaaagaattacaaaaaacattaaataaaaaaaaggaaatgagATTCAAAAAATTTGTAAAAGGAgccattaaaaaaataaaatgcgCTAGACACAATGCTCATgaattatttgaaaataaatcACTTAGTGTAAGTTCTTATAATAATAGTGAACAACTAAATAATTCTTCCAATCTAGATAATTTtgataaagaattaaaagaagaagacCTAACCGAtcaagaagaagaagatatCCTATTAGATGAACAAATGGAATCGAGCGAAGAACTAGAAGATCAAAAGAAAGAAATTAGTTTATTAGATGATGAAGCAAATATTCCTATTGAAGaattactaaaaaatatatacggGTTCAAAAGCGGAgaagaatatttaaatttaatgcAGAAGAAGGAAGAGGattatgaagaagaaaatgatgaaaaagatAACGAATCCAAtacaaaagaagaaaatgaagagaAAAAAGACAAAGAAAAGAATGaagaaaatttgaaaaaagaaaaatatgaagCAGATttgaaagaagaaaaatgtgaagagaatttgaaaaaagaaaaatatggaGCAgatttaaaagaagaaaaatgtGAAGAAAATTTGAAAGAGgaatatgaagaaaatatgaaaaaagaaaaatataaagaaggtttgaaagaagaaaaatatgaagaagATTTAAGgcaagaaaaagaagaaattttgaaacaaaaaaaagatactAGCGAAATCTGTATAAAATATCAAGACAACGAagaagagaaaaataaaagtatattaagaaaagaaagtaatgaaaataaaaaaagcgaaaaaaaaagaaaaatagagAAAGAGGAATATAATCTAAGAAAGtcaaaaatattgaaaaatgattcttcaaataaaaaggatGAAGTATTGGTATGTAATATGGAAGAAAAACATTTAACAAAAATTCCACCAATTATTAAAGCAACTTTACGAGATTATCAACACGCAGGTTTACATTGGCtattgtatttatataaaaataatattaatggtATATTAGCAGATGAAATGGGTTTAGGAAAAACATTACAGTGCATATCTTTGTTAAGTTATTTAGCATTTTACTTTAATATATGGGGGCCTCATCTTATTATTGTTCCTACttctattttaattaattgggaaattgaattaaaaagattTTGTCCCTGTTTCAAAATATTATCATACTACGGTAGTCAAAAtgaaagatataaaaaaagaatcgGATGGTTCAATAAAGATTCTTTTCATATTTGCATATCCAGTTATTCAACAGTGGTTAAAGatcatttaattttcaaaagaaaaaaatggaagTATATTATATTAGATGAAGctcataatataaaaaattttaatacaaAAAGGTGGAATATTATATTGAGCTTAAAAAGAGAGAATTGCTTATTAATTACTGGAACCCCTTTACAAAATAGTTTAGAAGAGTTATGGTCACTTTTACATTTTCTTATGcctaatatttttacttctCATTTAGATTTTAAAGAATGGTTTTCTGATCCTTTAAATTTAGCCATACAGAAAAGCAAAATTCATGATTCCAAAGAGTTAATTGATAAATTGCACACTGTTATCAGACCTTACATTTTAagaagattaaaaaaaaacgtGGAAAAAGAAATGCCAAATAAGTATGAACATATTATAAAGTGTAAATTAACAAGAagacaaaaaatattatatgatgaatttataaataacaaaaatgttCAGAATACCTTAAATGCAGGAAATTATATAGGTTTAATGAATATCTTAATTCAATTAAGAAAAGTGTGTAATCATTGTGatttatttacaaataaatatattcaaacacctttttattataatttgcctatcaatttttttattcctcgtttttttattttatttaataaaaattactatTTAGACTTCTACTTGATCCTCTTTTTACATAATGAATTCACTTCAATCGGAGGAAAATGtgtaaataaagaaaaaaaagaaaaagaagtaaaaaaaaatttgatgtATCCTTCATATTTTAATCAGGGTTGTATTAATGGCATAACCAATTTCTTaccaaatataaataattaccATCAAacttctttttataataatgttCAAGAAACAAATGTAATTCTTGATAATTCTTCTAAAGAATCTCATAATTATCTCAGTTGTAATTTTCAGCATCctcaaaataataatatatttggTAATAATTCTCAAAGTACAAAAAATTCTAGCAATTTcaataattttcaaaatataaataatattagtaTTTGCAACAATTATCAAAATGCGCAAAGCaataattttgataattttcaAAACACCCCTAATACTAACAATTTCTgtaattttcaaaatattccTAACAATTTTTGTATATCAAAAGATATGCAAAATGAaaactatttaaataataattcaagaataaaaaatgataaaacacattctaatttatttcaaaatataaatggcacaaattttattaattcggATATTTCacaaaatataatagatgagaaaaatatttttaatgacaAAAAGGGATAtctaaattttcaaaatgaaTCACCTATagatatgaatataaaagatGTAAATAGTTATGTTTATGatgaaatttataaaagaaatattccTAAGAATCTTTTAACATATTCTGATGAATTTgttaaagaattaaataataattatgatatattgtctatatatattgatccaaatgaaaaatataaaagttatGATGATTATTTATATAGTATGGATAAAAGTATGCAATCTTTTGGTGATAAcataaataaatcaaataataaaaacatatcTAATGAACAtataagtttaaaaaaaaaaaaattcttatacaaatataatttgaaaattataaataacgAAACGCAgtataaacattttttttatgatgaaACCAATCAAAGTTATTTAAATTCAATTGAACATAACCTATGGATAAAAAGAGAGAAAGCATATGAAAAATTGAAAGAggaagataataaaaaaaattatacatacataaacaaatataattatataaaaaacagCAGAATTCCATTATTTGGTAAAAATTTGTTGCATTTCATTAAGAAAGAATTTaagaaagataaaaatatagcttataattataataataatataaccATTGATTACTCTACAATGAAAGAAGTCTATATACAAGATATTACTGAAGCAAACGACAGTTATATGAGTggagaaacaaaaaataggaaaaaaGCAGATGATAGCAATGGCGAAAACTTATTGGATggagaaataaaagaaaagtataatttaagtgaaaatatcaaaagaaataatacaaatgcttcattttttcttgaaACACTATTTCCTAcattagaaaattttttaaaaaattatgaaaaaataattcataattttacTGTATTAAACAATCCATTAGTTATTTGTAATGGCCATAAAATATCTATAAATAATAAcctattaaataataataaaaaactgGATCCCATAATtagaagaataaaaatagcTACAAGAGTTTATCATCAAGCATTCCTAAAACAATCAattatttttcctttaaataaagatatatcaTTAGGAAGTGGGAAATTATTTGctttagaaaaattattagcTAAATGTAAAAAAGAAGGAAATAAATGCTTATTATTTACTCAATTTATAAAGATGCTAGATATtctagaaatttttttaaatcatttaaattattcttttataagACTTGATGGTTCAACTAAAGTAGAACAAAGACAAAAGATAGTaacaaaatttaataatgataaatcaatttttttgtttatatctTCAACACGAAGTGGAAGTATAggtataaatttaattgcAGCTAAtgttgttattttttatgatactGATTGGAATCCATCTATTGATAAGCAAGCGATGGATAGATGCCATAGAATTGGTCAAACGAAGGATGTTCATGTATTTAGATTCGTTTGTGAATATACAGTTGAAGAAAATATCTGGAAAAAGCaattacaaaaaagaaaattagataatatatgtataaatatggGTAATTTCAATAATTCAGAgacaaataatataaataaggaTTGGTTTTCTAATGTAGATTCtattaaagaaatttttattaataaaaaaaacaacgATGAAGATGACGATATATATAAGGACAGATTGTTACACGAATatttagaagaaaatgaaaaaactaACTTTCGATTTGAAAAAACACTAGAGCATGTCGAAGACAAAGATGATATCAATGCATTACATGCAGCTAAAAAAGAAACTCAACATGTTATTTCACAGGATTTACAA gaatttactaataaaaatgatttccAAGAAGTATACAATCTAACTTCTTactgttttaattttttaaatgataatttaacGGACTCTTTAAAACAACAAATTGatgaaatgaaaatgaaaattgaAATTGAAATGATGAATGGAGGCgatgatgaaaatatatcGGATACTGATTCGTCAAGCCAAAGTGATGCTTCGAAAAATGTATGA
- the LSM3 gene encoding U6 snRNA-associated Sm-like protein LSm3, putative, producing the protein MEKIALIQSPLDFIRLNMEEEIFLKCKGDREIIGKLDAYDNHLNMILSNARETYSVKENDQECIKKVERNLDMVFVRGDSIILVSSALK; encoded by the exons atggagAAAATTGCATTAATACAAA GTCCTTTAGATTTTATTCGCCTAAATATGGAAGAAGAGATATTTCTAAAATGTAAAGGAGATAGAGAAATAATAGGAAAATTAGAT GCTTACGATAATCACTTAAATATGATTTTATCAAATGCTCGTGAAACTTATAgtgtaaaagaaaatgatcAAGAATGTATTAAA aaagTGGAAAGAAATTTAGACATGGTATTTGTTAGAGGAGATTCTATTATATTAGTATCATCtgcattaaaataa
- the PGPS gene encoding phosphatidylglycerophosphate synthase, putative: MTLKFVIRDPKAKLLFSPNEFFNTLNSMFKNSKNRIVISCLYLGIGELEKELVESIKKNVNIKNVKVDILLDKQRGTRPEGKLKESSVSVLSELFDYCNNININLFHNPLLGAILYNILPYRINEAIGVMHMKVFIGDDILLLSGANLSDSYLRNRQDRYFLIENKLLADSVHKIINTIQKMSFTLNVDLTIKWNNDLMNPLIEAHLFREQYYRRIQYMLKEIQNDISNYNKKYLNDKYNSTLINNDNITNIKERIIHHYNKEMNNGNKKINDNQIFDNKKCEIKNRRIYNFLKKLKQCILFEEKNEEKIKDDYKKKNDLFQYSNEKCDFFYPLFEKNKSILIVELAMQCGFSIPPIYDESEMLENLLKNIKNYNQSLVISSGYLNFPLNFLKLFRNIFDNLISKKGKIQLITASPPANSFYKSKGLSYYVPSAYSAIAHLCIEFITKNASNVFKNSNEKNDLQKRNNSYSNIYLEYYKPSWTFHSKGIWIINNVDKKNNIVERSGENKKKICNYFKNNMNKSKNYDQEKENEDEEEECIENRENEELNNIIDHDYLNECSDDLPWGTVIGSSNYGYRATYRDLEMSFVIKTNDHNLKRQFQEELNIIYESSNFVQMNELKLRYPKWLKLLVKYVMKWFL; the protein is encoded by the coding sequence atgacgTTAAAATTTGTAATACGTGATCCTAAAGCAAAATTATTGTTTTCGccaaatgaattttttaatacattaaatagtatgtttaaaaattctaaaaatagAATTGTGATAAGTTGTCTATATTTAGGAATTGGagaattagaaaaagaattagtagaaagtattaaaaaaaatgtaaatataaaaaatgtaaaggTAGACATTTTATTAGACAAGCAAAGAGGCACGAGACCAGAgggaaaattaaaagaaagttCAGTAAGTGTGTTATCTGAATTATTTGATTATTGtaataacataaatataaatttatttcataatCCATTATTAGGTGCAATATTATATAACATTTTACCATATAGAATTAATGAAGCTATAGGTGTAATGCATATGAAAGTCTTTATTGGTGAtgatattttacttttatcaGGAGCAAATTTAAGTGATAGTTATTTACGAAATAGACAAGATAGAtactttttaattgaaaataagTTATTGGCAGATTCTGTTCATAAAATCATAAATACTATTCAGAAAATGTCTTTTACCTTAAATGTTGATTTAACTATAAAATGGAATAATGATTTGATGAATCCACTCATAGAAGCTCATTTGTTTCGTGAACAGTACTATAGAAGAATACAATATATGTTAAAAGAAATTCAAAATGATATTTCaaactataataaaaaatatttaaatgataaatataatagtACTCTTATTAATAATGACAACATCACAAATATTAAAGAACGGATCATACATcattataataaagaaatgaataatggtaataaaaaaattaatgataatCAGATctttgataataaaaaatgtgaaataaaaaatagaagaatttataattttttaaaaaaattaaaacaatgtatattatttgaagaaaaaaatgaagaaaaaataaaagatgactataagaaaaaaaatgatttattcCAGTATTCAAACGAAAAATGTGACTTTTTTTATccattatttgaaaaaaacaaaagtaTTCTAATAGTTGAATTAGCTATGCAATGTGGATTTTCGATACCACCTATTTATGACGAAAGTGAAATGttagaaaatttattaaaaaatatcaaaaattataatcaaAGTTTAGTTATTTCTTCAggatatttaaattttcctttaaattttttaaagttatttagaaatatatttgataatttaatttccaaaaaaggaaaaatacaATTAATCACTGCTTCTCCTCCAGCCAATAGTTTTTATAAGTCAAAAGGCTTATCCTATTATGTCCCTAGCGCTTACTCTGCCATTGCTCATTTATGCATTGAATTCATTACCAAAAACGCATcaaatgtttttaaaaactcgaatgaaaaaaatgatttacaaaaaagaaataattcttatagtaatatatatttagaatATTATAAACCATCATGGACATTTCACTCAAAGGGAATTTGGATAATTAATAATgtggataaaaaaaataatatagttGAGCGTTCAggagaaaacaaaaaaaaaatttgcaattactttaaaaataacatgaACAAGTCAAAAAATTATGACCAGGagaaagaaaatgaagatgaagaagaagaatGTATAGAAAATagagaaaatgaagaattgaataatattattgatcatgattatttaaatgaatgtTCTGATGATTTACCTTGGGGAACAGTAATAGGTAGTTCTAATTACGGGTATAGGGCAACCTATAGAGATTTAGAAATGAGTtttgtaattaaaacaaATGATCATAATTTAAAACGCCAATTCcaagaagaattaaatattatttatgaaTCTTCCAACTTTGTTCAAATgaatgaattaaaattaagaTATCCCAAATGGCTAAAATTGTTAGTAAAGTATGTTATGAAATggtttttataa